AACACGCCAATGCTTTGGTTTGTCCTCACGGCCACACTGCTTGGCCTCTTCGCAACGGAGCGTGTCTTTTCCGCGCTGACCGGAGGGGCTGCCGAACCTGCGGGCGCAAATACTTTGACCACACGCGAGCATCATCATGGGCACCACACCTCGCGTCCCATCAATCTCGTCTTTGGTGGGATGCTGCACAGCTTTGTCGATGGGGTCAGCGTCGCTGCGGCGTTCACCGTGAATACGCGGGTAGGTCTTGTCACCGCACTGGCGATCACGTTGCACGAGGTGCCGCACCGCCTCGGCGATTTCGCGCTCTTCGTGCATCTGCATGTCTCGACGCGGCGCGCGATGCAGTTGGCTGTTCTTGTCGGTTTGCCCTCGTTGCTGGGTGTGGCGCTTGTCACCGTCATCGGCGCAGGCGCGTCGGGAGCCACGGCCTGGCTTCTTCCCATCAGCGCAGGCAGCTTTCTCTACATTGCGATGGCCAATCTTATGCCGGAGCTGCAGCATGAATGCAAACTACGCCGTGTCTTTACGCAGATATTCTGTGTTCTGGCGGGAGCAGCACT
This genomic stretch from Terriglobus saanensis SP1PR4 harbors:
- a CDS encoding ZIP family metal transporter, producing the protein MQILALSTFPKAILATTLVQVIALGAVWALKGRDFLLRKYLGSLVSLAVGVLLATALLHLLPEAIAQLGNTPMLWFVLTATLLGLFATERVFSALTGGAAEPAGANTLTTREHHHGHHTSRPINLVFGGMLHSFVDGVSVAAAFTVNTRVGLVTALAITLHEVPHRLGDFALFVHLHVSTRRAMQLAVLVGLPSLLGVALVTVIGAGASGATAWLLPISAGSFLYIAMANLMPELQHECKLRRVFTQIFCVLAGAALVLLIARLPGA